One region of Wyeomyia smithii strain HCP4-BCI-WySm-NY-G18 chromosome 3, ASM2978416v1, whole genome shotgun sequence genomic DNA includes:
- the LOC129729015 gene encoding uncharacterized protein LOC129729015 → MEDKIKVIGHPVPRPPMEQLKSTYKLKGKIMSRNFNVSSYDQQWLCGSAKLNKLFCWPCLLFRSANEKNVWSKEGYSDLNHLSASIKTHSSSKDHINNSLALSMFGQMRLDEALDHSRQIARNKHNEEVTKNRKGMRTSIEITCFLGTHGLAFRGHYECSDSTNRGNYNDLCTLIAARDPAFQDFINNKVFSGTSGGIQNELIECIEGYMLQTIKREVLDAEFVSIMMDESTDSARLSQLSCTLRYLRPDGTPVERLVRLADVSSDKTAAALAGHVDEIAAYFGLDGDKVVAQSYDGAAVMSGDKSGVQTLMFCINVVECLRNAKACLASIEELKAEHHFYRTLNDAIDVSGETVTDSNGINYRPIYDFIIDKIIDEMSKRFKELDEYKFIICQICRIQCHIPYKEFENAYFVPF, encoded by the exons ATGGAAGACAAAATTAAAGTTATTGGACATCCGGTTCCTCGTCCACCTATGGAACAATTAAAATCCACGTATAAGTTGAAGGGGAAAATTATGTCCCGCAACTTTAATGTGTCATCGTATGACCAGCAATGGCTGTGTGGATCGGCGAAATTAAATAAACTGTTCTGCTGGCCATGTTTGCTTTTCCGTAgcgccaatgaaaaaaatgtttggagCAAGGAAGGATATAGTGATCTGAATCACCTTTCTGCGTCAATTAAAACGCATTCGAGCTCTAAAGATCACATAAACAATTCACTTGCCTTATCGATGTTCGGGCAAATGAGGTTAGACGAAGCACTTGACCATAGCCGGCAGATCGCCCGCAATAAGCATAACGAAGAAGTAACGAAAAACCGGAAGGGTATGCGAACTTCAATTGAGATCACCTGTTTCCTTGGCACTCACGGTCTCGCCTTTCGCGGACATTATGAATGTTCCGATTCCACGAACAGAGGAAATTATAACGACCTCTGCACGTTGATCGCCGCCAGGGATCCAGCATTCCAGGActttataaataataaagttTTCAGCGGAACGTCGGGAGGAATTCAGAACGAGCTTATAGAATGCATTGAAGGCTACATGCTTCAAACAATTAAAAGAGAAGTTCTTGATGCTGAGTTCGTGTCCATTATGATGGATGAATCAACAGATTCGGCTCGGTTATCGCAACTATCTTGTACTCTGCGCTACTTACGGCCCGATG GAACACCAGTTGAAAGGCTCGTTAGATTGGCAGACGTTAGCAGTGACAAAACCGCCGCTGCGTTGGCCGGACACGTTGATGAAATAGCAGCGTATTTTGGTCTTGAtggtgacaaagttgtagctcaGAGCTATGATGGAGCTGCTGTAATGTCCGGGGACAAATCTGGAGTGCAAACATTG ATGTTCTGTATCAACGTAGTAGAATGTTTACGTAACGCCAAGGCTTGCCTCGCTTCTATCGAAGAGCTCAAAGCAGAGCATCATTTCTACAGAACGCTTAATGATGCAATTGATGTTTCTGGCGAAACGGTCACTGATAGCAACGGTATCAATTATCGTCCCATATATGACTTTATCATTGACAAAATTATTGACGAAATGTCTAAACGATTCAAAGAACTAGATGAATACAAATTCATCATTTGCCAAATTTGCCGAATTCAATGTCACATTCCCTACAAAGAA